A single region of the Gossypium arboreum isolate Shixiya-1 chromosome 12, ASM2569848v2, whole genome shotgun sequence genome encodes:
- the LOC108485506 gene encoding uncharacterized protein LOC108485506: MENQIQRKPRILCLHGFRTSAEILKRQVLRWPAAVLDKLDLVFLDAPYPAQGKSGVERFFDPPYYEWFQATEDFTEYTNFEECLAFIEDNMIKSGPFDGFLGFSQGALLSAALPGMQRDGLALTRVPRIKFLIIISGAKFGGPKFAHHKLTSNAYSSPLECPSLHITGETDFMKQESTSLLEYFVDPFVINHPKGHTIPELDEKSTEVMLGFIERIQKTMATADEQIYLNADT, from the exons ATGGAAAACCAAATCCAGAGAAAACCCAGAATTCTGTGCCTCCATGGATTCAGAACAAGCGCTGAAATTCTCAAGAGACAGGTCCTTCGATGGCCTGCAGCTGTGCTTGATAAGCTCGACCTCGTTTTCCTTGATGCCCCATATCCTGCCCAAGGGAAGTCCGGTGTTGAACGCTTTTTTGATCCTCCTTACTATGAATGGTTTCAAGCTACAGAG GATTTCACTGAGTACACAAATTTTGAAGAATGTCTTGCGTTTATTGAAGATAATATGATAAAGAGTGGTCCATTTGATGGTTTTCTGGGCTTCTCCCAG GGAGCACTTTTATCTGCTGCATTGCCTGGAATGCAGAGAGATGGATTAGCTCTTACCAGGGTTCCAAGAATCAAGTTTCTGATAATAATATCAGGAGCCAAGTTTGGAGGGCCAAAGTTTGCACATCATAAGCTCACTTCCAATGCATATTCATCACCTCTTGAATGCCCTTCTCTCCATATCACAG GAGAAACGGACTTCATGAAACAAGAATCAACTTCTCTGCTGGAATATTTTGTGGATCCTTTTGTGATTAATCATCCCAAAGGCCATACAATTCCAGAACTTG ATGAGAAAAGTACTGAGGTGATGCTTGGGTTCATTGAGAGGATTCAGAAGACAATGGCAACAGCTGATGAGCAGATCTACTTAAATGCGGACACCTAA